The Chloroflexota bacterium genome includes the window TCGGGCATCGGCTTGGCGAATTTGCGCCCACGCGCCATTTCCGAGGTCACTCGACGAAAGAAAAAGCGGCGGAAGCCGCCGCCGCGACCACCGCGCCCGCGAAAGCGTAACGGATTGGCTGCGGGCAGGGAGTTGAAGAATGGCAGAATATTTTGAAGTATTCGCAATTGAAAAGTACATCCGCATGTCGCCGCGCAAGATGCGCCTCGTCGCCGATTTAGTGCGCGGCAAGCGCGTGGAAGACGCGGTGGGAATGCTCAAGTTGTCGCCGAAGGAAGCCGCGCGCGTCATCATCAAAGCGATCAATTCCGCCGCCGCGAACGCGACGCAGAATTATGGCTTGACCCGTGAAGACTTGTTCATCTCGACGATTCACGCGGACGAGGGTCCCACGCTCAAACGGGTCAAAGCCGGCGCGCGGGGACGCTACAAACCGATTCTGAAACGCGGCGCGCATATCCGCGTGGGCGTATCGGAACGCGAAGCGAAGGAGGCGTAATGGGACGCAAAATTCATCCGTATGGTTTTCGGCTGGGTGTCATCAAAGACTGGCGTTCCAAGTGGCACGCGTCGGATCGCAAAGTGTACACCGATCAACTCGAGGAAGACCGCGAAGTGCGTAAATTGATTCGCAAAGAAGTCGGTCACGCCGGCATCGCGGACGTACGCATCGAACGCTTTCCCAAGCAGGTCACGATTTACGTGCACACCGCGAAACCGGGGATCATCATCGGTCGCAAGGGCGCGAGTGTGAACGTGCTCAAGAAAAAACTCGAAGACTTGACGCAAAAGAAAATCAAGCTCGAAGTCATCGAAGTGACCAAGCCGGAAGCCGATGCCTTGCTCGTGGGCGAAAGCATCGCGCAACAGATCGAGAAGCGCATCTCGCACAAGCGCGCGATGAAGCAAGCCGTGACGCGCGCGATGCGCGCCGGCGTCGGCGGCATCCGCATCAACGCGGGTGGTCGTCTCGCCGGTTCCGAAATGGCGCGCCGCGAAATGATCAAAGAAGGTCGCGTGCCTCTCAACACGTTGCGCGCCGATATTGATTTCGCGCGCACCGAAGCGACGACGACCTACGGTAAAATTGGAATCAAGGTTTGGATTTACAAGGGCGACATTATGCCCGAAGACCGCCAGAAGCAACTGATGGCGCAGATCGAAGCGGCGGCGGCACGCGCCGAAGCCGCGGCGGGAGAGTCCTAAAATGTTGTTGCCAAAACGTGTCAAACATCGCAAAGTCCATCGCGGGCGAATGAAGGGAAAAGAAACTCGCGGCGTCACGCTCGATTTCGGCGATTTCGGATTGCAGGCAATGCAACCGTGCTGGATGACAAGCCGTCAAATCGAAGCCGCGCGCCGCGCCGTCGTCCGTTTCGTCAAGCGCGGCGGCAAGTTGTGGATTCGCGTGTTTCCCGATCACTCGGTGACGATCAAAGGCGCGGAGACGCGCATGGGTGGCGGTAAGGGTGCGCCCGATCACTGGGTCGCCGTCATCAAACCTGGTCGCGTGATTTTTGAAATCGCCGGCGTGAAGGAAGATATGGCGCGCGAAGCGATGCGCCTCGCGGCATACAAGTTGCCCATCAAGACGCAATTTATTTCGAAAGTGGAGGCGAAGTGATGGACGCGAGTCAACTTCGCGGAATGGACAATGCCGCGCTACAAAAGCAGGTGGACGATTTGTATCAGGAAATGTTCAACCTGCGCTTTCAACGTGCGGCGGGTCAATTACCGAATTTTAATCGTTTACAGCAAGTGCGGCGCGAGATCGCGCGCGTCAAGACCGTTTTGCGCGAACGTGCACGCCAGGAGGCAAAGGCGTAATGACACGCAAAACGCAACGCAAAGTGATGCAGGGTCGCGTCATCGTGGACAAGACCGCCAAGACGGTCGTCGTCCAAGTCGAGGAAAGCCGACGCCATCCCCTCTACGGCAAAGTCGTCTCGACGACGCGGCGCTTCGTGGCGCACAACGAAGACCCGCTCGCCAAGCGCGGCGACTGGGTCAAGATTACGGAAGCGCGACCGCTCTCGCGTACCAAACGATGGCGCGTCAGCGAAATCGTACAACGCGGTGAGATCGTCGAGCAAATCGTCGAGAAAGAATTGGAATCGTTGCGCGAGAAAGAAGAAGCCGATCGCGCCGCGCGCCAGGTGGAAGAAGAACGCCGCGCCGCGGAACGTCTGGCGAAATTAGCGGGCGAGGATGAGGTGAGTGGAGGTGAGGGATGATTCAAGCAACCACTCGCTTGAAGGTCGCCGATAACACGGGCGCACGCGAAATCATGTGCATCCGTGTCATGGGCGGCTCGCGACGGCGCACTGGCGCGGTGGTCGACATCATCATCGCCGCCGTCAAATCGGCGATTCCCACCAGCCCGATCAAAAAGGGCGAAGTGGTGCGCGCGGTGATCGTCCGCACGACGAAAGAGTACGGTCGCGCCGACGGCTCGTACATCCGCTTCGATGACAACGCGGCGGTCATTCTCGAAGGCGATTCGACCAACCCCAAGGGGACGCGTATTTTCGGTCCCGTTGCGCGTGAACTGCGCGACAAGGGGTATATGAAAATCGTTTCGCTCGCGCCCGAAGTGCTGTAAGGGAGAAGTTTGAATGAACAAGATTCGCAAAGGCGATACGGTGCAAGTGATCGCCGGGAACGATAAAGGCAAGCGCGGCGAAGTGCATGCGGTTATGCCGAAGAAAAACCAGTTGATCATCGCTGGCATTAAAATGGTTAAAAAGCATCAGAAACGCACGGGCGATGTGCGAACTCAAACCGGAATTATCGAACGCGAAGCGCCGGTCAACGTGTCGAATGTTTTGCCGGTGTGCAAACACTGCGGCAAAGCCGCCCGTATGGCGGTCAAGACGTTTGAAGACGGCACGAAATCGCGCATGTGCACCAAGTGCGGTGAAGTGAACTAGACGAGGAAAAACAATGGCAAAGCCAGAGCAAGGCAAGCCAGCAGAAGGCAAAAAAGCACCCAAGGGCGCACCGGCTAAAGCGCCCGAAGCGAAAGGCGGCAAAGCCGCGGAAGGCAAGCGTCCCAAATCGGCGGCGCCCCCGCGTTTGAAACTGCTCTATCGCGAACAAATTCTGCCGGCGTTGATGAAAGAATTTCAGTACAGCAATGTGATGCAAGCGCCCCGGCTCCAGAAAATCATCGTGAACATCGGCGTGGGTGAAGCCATCGGCAACGCCAAGACGCTCGACGGCGCGGTCAAGGACATGACCTTGATTACCGGTCAGAAACCGATCGTGACCAAGGCGAAGAAATCCATCGCGACGTTCAAACTACGCGAGGGGATGCCGATTGGTGTCAAGGTCACTCTGCGCGGCGACAACATGTATTTCTTTTTGGATCGTCTGATGAACATTGCGCTGCCGCGCACGCGCGATTTTCGCGGCGTGCCGCGCGAAGCATTCGACGGTCGCGGCAACTATACGCTCGGCTTGCGCGAGCAGTTGATCTTTCCCGAAATTGACTATGATACGATTGACAAGGTGCGCGGCATGGAAATCTGCATCGTCACTTCGGCGAAAAATGATGACGAAGCGCGACGGATGTTGCAATTGCTGGGCATGCCGTTCCGAGCGCCGTAATTCGACAGGGGAGGATTTGCGTGGCAAAAAAATCAATGATCAATCGCGAACTGCATCGCAAGTACAAAGAACGCGTGCGTAATCGTTGTCGGATGTGCGGTCGCTCGCGCGGCTATATGCGCCGCTTTAATTTGTGCCGCATTTGTTTCCGCAAGGAAGCGCTCGAAGGACACCTTCCCGGCGTGACCAAGTCCAGTTGGTAAGCGGTCGTCCTCGCGGGACGCATCGTGTGGCTCGCGAGTCAAACTTTAGAAGATGTTGTTTTGCAAGGAGCAGGGACTGATGACAAACGATCCCATTGCTGATATGCTCGCCCGATTAAGTAATGCCGCGGCTGTTCGACATCCGCAAGTCTTGATGCCCGCGTCGAAAATGCGCGTGGCGATCGCGCGGATCTTGAAAGACGAAGGGTACATCGAACGCCTCGAAATTACCAAAGAGAAACCGCAGGCGATGCTCAAAGTGTGGTTGCGCTACGATCAGAACAAAAAGCCGATCCTGAGCGGAGTGCGTCGCATCTCGAAACCGGGACGTCGTGTGTATGCCGGCAAGTTGGACGTGCCCTGGGTGCGTCACGGTCTGGGTGTGGCGATTGTTTCGACCACGCGCGGCGTGATGACCGGCGTGCGCGCCAAACGTGAAGGGCTGGGCGGCGAAATTTTGTGCTACGTGTGGTAATGGAGGGTTTGGATGTCGCGAGTAGGTAAAAAGCCCGTCGTCATTCCGGTCGGCGTACAAGTCAACGTGAATGGCACAACGGTCAACGTGAAGGGACCCAAGGGAGAACTGACGCAGACGTTCCATCCCGAGATGAAAATCGCGGTCGAAAAAGCGCAAGTGAACGTGGCAACGCCCGAAGGCGACACGCTTGACGCGATGCACGGTTTGACGCGCGCATTGATTCACAACATGGTCGTCGGCGTGACCGAGGGCTATAAACGCAATTTGGAAATCGAAGGCGTCGGTTATCGCGCTGAATTGCAAGGCAAGAACGTGGTCTTGTCGCTCGGTCTCTCGCACCAAGTGACTGTTGAACCGCCAGCCGGGATTACATTTACGGTGGACAAGAGTCAGCGTGTGTTGACAATTGAAGGTCCCGATCGCCAAACGGTCGGCGAAGTCGCTTCCAAGATTCGCTCGACGCGTCCGCCCGAACCGTACAAGGGCAAAGGCATTCATTATGCGGGCGAAAAAGTTCGCCGCAAAGCCGGCAAAGCAGGCAAAGCCGGCGCCAAGTAGGTGAGACGATGAAGACATTGAAAACACAAGCGCGCCGCGAGCGTCGGCAACGCCGTGTGCGCGCCAAAGTCCAGGGTACCGCCGCGCGTCCGCGCTTGAACGTCTTTCGCAGCGCGCGCCACATTTTCGCGCAAATCATTGACGACGCGCAAGGGCACACGCTTACCGCCGCGTCCACGCTCGATGCGGATTTGCGCGCCAAAGCGAAAGAATTGAAAAAGCAAGACGAAGCCAAAGCGACCGGCAAGTTGCTCGCGCAACGCGCCCTCGCGCTCGGCTTGAAGCAAGTCGTGTTCGATCGGGGCGGCTTTCAGTACACCGGTCGCGTCAAGGCGCTCGCCGATGGCGCGCGTGAAGGCGGATTGGAATTCTAATTACTAGTTGCCATTTACCGATTTTTGGATTTAGTAATTGGTAATTGGTAATTTGGAGATGAATATGCCTCAACAGCAACGGTCAGGTGGCAAAGGTCCCGGCGGCAATCGTCCCGGCGGTCGCGGTCCCGGCGGCAATCGCCCGCGTCGCGATGAACATCAGGATGAAGGTCCCAGTTTTGACGAACGCGTCGTGCACATCAGCCGCGTGTCCAAGGTCGTCAAGGGTGGTCGTCACTTTGGGTTCCGCGTCGTCGTCGTCGTCGGCGATAACAACGGCAGCGTGGGCGTCGGCATCGGCAAAGCGCGCGAAGTACCCGAAGCGATTCGCAAAGGGA containing:
- the rpmC gene encoding 50S ribosomal protein L29, yielding MDASQLRGMDNAALQKQVDDLYQEMFNLRFQRAAGQLPNFNRLQQVRREIARVKTVLRERARQEAKA
- a CDS encoding 50S ribosomal protein L18, with protein sequence MKTLKTQARRERRQRRVRAKVQGTAARPRLNVFRSARHIFAQIIDDAQGHTLTAASTLDADLRAKAKELKKQDEAKATGKLLAQRALALGLKQVVFDRGGFQYTGRVKALADGAREGGLEF
- a CDS encoding type Z 30S ribosomal protein S14, with amino-acid sequence MAKKSMINRELHRKYKERVRNRCRMCGRSRGYMRRFNLCRICFRKEALEGHLPGVTKSSW
- the rplN gene encoding 50S ribosomal protein L14, translating into MIQATTRLKVADNTGAREIMCIRVMGGSRRRTGAVVDIIIAAVKSAIPTSPIKKGEVVRAVIVRTTKEYGRADGSYIRFDDNAAVILEGDSTNPKGTRIFGPVARELRDKGYMKIVSLAPEVL
- the rpsC gene encoding 30S ribosomal protein S3, producing MGRKIHPYGFRLGVIKDWRSKWHASDRKVYTDQLEEDREVRKLIRKEVGHAGIADVRIERFPKQVTIYVHTAKPGIIIGRKGASVNVLKKKLEDLTQKKIKLEVIEVTKPEADALLVGESIAQQIEKRISHKRAMKQAVTRAMRAGVGGIRINAGGRLAGSEMARREMIKEGRVPLNTLRADIDFARTEATTTYGKIGIKVWIYKGDIMPEDRQKQLMAQIEAAAARAEAAAGES
- the rplE gene encoding 50S ribosomal protein L5; the protein is MAKPEQGKPAEGKKAPKGAPAKAPEAKGGKAAEGKRPKSAAPPRLKLLYREQILPALMKEFQYSNVMQAPRLQKIIVNIGVGEAIGNAKTLDGAVKDMTLITGQKPIVTKAKKSIATFKLREGMPIGVKVTLRGDNMYFFLDRLMNIALPRTRDFRGVPREAFDGRGNYTLGLREQLIFPEIDYDTIDKVRGMEICIVTSAKNDDEARRMLQLLGMPFRAP
- the rplP gene encoding 50S ribosomal protein L16 yields the protein MLLPKRVKHRKVHRGRMKGKETRGVTLDFGDFGLQAMQPCWMTSRQIEAARRAVVRFVKRGGKLWIRVFPDHSVTIKGAETRMGGGKGAPDHWVAVIKPGRVIFEIAGVKEDMAREAMRLAAYKLPIKTQFISKVEAK
- the rplV gene encoding 50S ribosomal protein L22 — encoded protein: MAEYFEVFAIEKYIRMSPRKMRLVADLVRGKRVEDAVGMLKLSPKEAARVIIKAINSAAANATQNYGLTREDLFISTIHADEGPTLKRVKAGARGRYKPILKRGAHIRVGVSEREAKEA
- the rpsH gene encoding 30S ribosomal protein S8 translates to MTNDPIADMLARLSNAAAVRHPQVLMPASKMRVAIARILKDEGYIERLEITKEKPQAMLKVWLRYDQNKKPILSGVRRISKPGRRVYAGKLDVPWVRHGLGVAIVSTTRGVMTGVRAKREGLGGEILCYVW
- the rpsQ gene encoding 30S ribosomal protein S17, which translates into the protein MTRKTQRKVMQGRVIVDKTAKTVVVQVEESRRHPLYGKVVSTTRRFVAHNEDPLAKRGDWVKITEARPLSRTKRWRVSEIVQRGEIVEQIVEKELESLREKEEADRAARQVEEERRAAERLAKLAGEDEVSGGEG
- the rplF gene encoding 50S ribosomal protein L6 — encoded protein: MSRVGKKPVVIPVGVQVNVNGTTVNVKGPKGELTQTFHPEMKIAVEKAQVNVATPEGDTLDAMHGLTRALIHNMVVGVTEGYKRNLEIEGVGYRAELQGKNVVLSLGLSHQVTVEPPAGITFTVDKSQRVLTIEGPDRQTVGEVASKIRSTRPPEPYKGKGIHYAGEKVRRKAGKAGKAGAK
- a CDS encoding 50S ribosomal protein L24, with translation MNKIRKGDTVQVIAGNDKGKRGEVHAVMPKKNQLIIAGIKMVKKHQKRTGDVRTQTGIIEREAPVNVSNVLPVCKHCGKAARMAVKTFEDGTKSRMCTKCGEVN